A genome region from Ptiloglossa arizonensis isolate GNS036 chromosome 4, iyPtiAriz1_principal, whole genome shotgun sequence includes the following:
- the LOC143145393 gene encoding transmembrane protein 179 has translation MALTNILLLSQISGYIVAYILSLCIIIPMSLHRQEFRGYCLLFSTGTWQESDGQFVVNWASQAYCNYTIIVGVILFVTSGIQIYRLSTFMYQGEDSSFLSAFIDVISLIFLTTITLITAIIVTLGFMTWCQCMTKRFPSCELAAGNDIDKADGIETSGFHIELGAAQFGIWTSLSVWVGLSVFAVLKLLRYHQLENMKVSMYRERQRLIEAARSNKVQESN, from the exons ATGGCATTAACCAATATTTTGCTTCTTAGTCAGATATCCGGATATATCGTAGCCTATATTTTGTCACTTTGCATTATCATACCTATGAGCTTACACAGACAAGAATTTAG AGGATATTGCCTACTATTCTCAACGGGTACTTGGCAAGAATCAGATGGACAATTTGTAGTAAATTGGGCTTCGCAAGCTTATTGCAATTATACAATAATTGTTGGTGTAATATTGTTTGTAACATCTGGAATTCAGATTTATAGACTTTCTACATTTATGTATCAAGGAGAAGATAGTTCCTTTTTGTCAGCATTTATAGATGTTATCAGTTTGATATTTCTTACAACAATTACTTTAATTACTGCAATTATTGTGACACTTGGGTTTATGACCTGGTGTCAGTGTATGACAAAAAGATTCCCATCATGTGAATTAGCAGCTGGAAATGATATTGATAAAGCCGATGGAATAGAAACATCTGGTTTCCATATAGAATTAGGTGCAGCTCAATTTGGAATCTGGACTAGTTTATCTGTTTGGGTTGGTTTATCAGTTTTTGCagtattaaaattgttacgATATCATCAACTAGAAAATATGAAAGTTTCTATGTATAGAGAACGGCAAAGATTAATAGAAGCTGCAAGGAGTAATAAGGTACAAGAATCAAATTAG